The Endozoicomonas montiporae CL-33 genome contains a region encoding:
- the fadB gene encoding fatty acid oxidation complex subunit alpha FadB yields the protein MIYQGKAFKVLEYSEGIAELRFDLEGESVNKFNQLALEDLGEALTAIEQTPSIKGLILSSGKNVFVVGADITEFVANFRLDDETLFGLVMDVNQLFNRLEDLDIPTVAAINGTALGGGFEVSLATDYRVLSTKGSVGLPEVKLGIFPGWGGTVRLPRVTGADNAIEWICTGKTWKPEDAIKIGAVDAVVEPEKLMESAATLLQRCIAGELDYRGRKQEKRDPLKLPPMESMMVFETAKSFIAQKAGPHMPAPVTAVKTIQKHATLPRDKALEAEAKNFVKMAKTPVAEALVGLFLSDQFLKKQAKEWIQQSGPVEKAAVLGAGIMGGGIAYQSALKKTPILMKDINQQGIDLGLKEAGKLLSKRVSKGRLDSAGMGEVLNRIVPTLSYGDFAGVDLVVEAVLEKESVKKAVLAEVEGQVREDAVLSSNTSTISITELAKALKRPENFCGMHFFNPVHMMPLVEVIRGEKTSDKTVATVVNYARKMGKTPIVVNDCPGFMVNRVLFPYFGGFTQLVQDGADFRKIDKVMERFGMPMGPAYLLDVVGIDTAEHAQKVMEDGYPDRMKTDVKTALNVMFEQERFGQKNGKGFYIYEPDKRGKPKKQVDEKVFELLKEVAAEPKEFSDEEIIARMMIPLGLETVRTLEEGIVQSAIEADMALVMGIGFPVFRGGILKYIDAMGVSEFVTLADQYAYLGPLYQATDGLRQMAEDGKRFYHA from the coding sequence ATGATCTATCAGGGTAAAGCCTTTAAGGTGCTGGAATACAGCGAGGGTATCGCTGAGTTAAGGTTTGATCTGGAAGGCGAATCGGTCAACAAGTTCAACCAGCTGGCTCTGGAGGATCTCGGTGAAGCGCTAACTGCCATTGAACAGACCCCCTCTATCAAAGGCCTTATTCTCAGTAGTGGCAAGAATGTGTTTGTCGTCGGTGCAGATATTACTGAATTCGTTGCTAATTTCCGGCTGGATGATGAAACCCTGTTCGGGCTGGTGATGGACGTCAATCAGCTGTTCAACCGTCTTGAAGATCTGGATATTCCTACGGTTGCCGCGATTAATGGCACTGCTCTGGGCGGTGGTTTTGAGGTGAGTCTGGCGACCGATTATCGCGTACTGTCTACGAAAGGCAGCGTGGGCCTGCCGGAAGTCAAGCTGGGCATTTTCCCCGGGTGGGGCGGAACCGTGCGGTTACCCAGAGTCACCGGAGCCGATAATGCCATTGAATGGATCTGCACCGGCAAGACCTGGAAGCCGGAAGATGCCATTAAAATCGGTGCCGTTGATGCGGTGGTTGAGCCGGAGAAACTGATGGAATCGGCGGCGACGCTGTTGCAACGCTGCATTGCCGGAGAACTGGACTACCGTGGACGTAAGCAGGAGAAGCGCGACCCGCTCAAGCTGCCACCCATGGAATCCATGATGGTGTTTGAAACCGCCAAGTCTTTTATTGCCCAGAAAGCCGGGCCGCACATGCCTGCACCGGTGACTGCGGTTAAGACCATCCAGAAACACGCCACACTGCCAAGAGACAAGGCTCTGGAAGCAGAAGCCAAGAACTTTGTGAAGATGGCGAAAACCCCGGTGGCTGAAGCCCTTGTTGGTCTGTTCCTGAGTGATCAGTTCCTGAAGAAGCAGGCGAAGGAGTGGATTCAGCAGTCTGGTCCGGTGGAAAAGGCAGCGGTTCTCGGTGCAGGGATTATGGGCGGTGGTATTGCCTACCAGTCAGCCCTGAAGAAAACCCCCATTCTGATGAAAGACATCAACCAACAGGGCATTGACCTAGGCCTGAAAGAAGCTGGCAAGCTGTTGTCCAAGCGGGTGTCGAAAGGTCGATTGGACAGTGCCGGAATGGGCGAAGTACTTAACCGGATTGTTCCAACACTGTCTTATGGTGACTTTGCCGGTGTGGACTTAGTGGTGGAAGCGGTTCTGGAAAAAGAGTCGGTGAAAAAGGCGGTTCTGGCGGAGGTCGAAGGGCAGGTGCGTGAGGATGCGGTACTGTCCAGTAATACTTCAACCATTTCCATAACAGAGCTGGCTAAGGCTTTGAAAAGGCCTGAAAATTTCTGCGGTATGCATTTCTTTAATCCGGTGCATATGATGCCGCTGGTGGAAGTGATTCGCGGCGAGAAAACCAGTGACAAGACAGTGGCTACTGTCGTTAATTATGCCCGGAAGATGGGTAAGACACCCATTGTCGTTAATGACTGCCCCGGCTTTATGGTGAACCGGGTGCTGTTCCCTTACTTTGGTGGTTTTACCCAGTTGGTTCAGGATGGTGCCGACTTCAGAAAAATCGACAAAGTGATGGAGCGTTTTGGCATGCCCATGGGGCCTGCTTATCTGCTGGATGTGGTCGGTATTGATACAGCAGAACATGCACAGAAAGTCATGGAAGATGGTTACCCTGACCGGATGAAGACGGACGTAAAAACCGCTCTGAATGTGATGTTTGAACAGGAGCGCTTTGGCCAGAAAAACGGCAAGGGCTTTTACATCTATGAGCCTGACAAGAGAGGCAAGCCGAAGAAGCAGGTTGATGAAAAAGTGTTTGAACTGCTGAAGGAGGTGGCTGCGGAACCCAAAGAATTCTCAGATGAAGAGATCATTGCCCGTATGATGATTCCACTGGGGCTGGAAACCGTTCGTACTCTGGAAGAAGGCATCGTTCAGTCGGCCATTGAAGCGGATATGGCACTGGTGATGGGTATTGGCTTCCCGGTCTTCCGCGGCGGCATTCTCAAGTATATCGATGCCATGGGTGTCAGTGAATTTGTCACACTGGCGGATCAGTACGCTTACCTTGGCCCGTTGTATCAGGCAACGGATGGTCTCAGACAGATGGCTGAAGACGGCAAGCGTTTCTACCATGCTTGA
- a CDS encoding universal stress protein has protein sequence MSLYKHILVAIDLSDEADDVLEKAKSLAETNGARLTLVHVVEPLSVAYGSDIPLDLTTLQDEITKQAKERISKLAESIHLDKGEQHVVYGRPEREVHRIAEESDVDLIVVGSHGRHGLALILGSTSTSILHGACCDVLAVRVGKKNRHH, from the coding sequence ATGAGCCTCTACAAGCACATCCTGGTCGCAATTGATCTGTCCGACGAAGCAGACGACGTACTGGAAAAAGCCAAGTCACTCGCAGAAACCAATGGTGCCCGCCTGACTCTGGTGCATGTTGTTGAGCCACTCAGTGTTGCCTATGGCAGTGATATACCCCTTGATCTGACCACTTTGCAGGATGAAATCACCAAACAGGCCAAAGAGCGCATATCCAAACTCGCAGAGAGCATTCATCTTGACAAAGGCGAGCAGCATGTGGTCTACGGTCGCCCGGAACGTGAAGTTCACCGGATTGCCGAAGAAAGCGATGTAGACCTGATTGTGGTGGGCAGTCATGGCCGCCATGGTCTGGCTCTGATACTGGGCTCCACCTCCACCAGCATCCTGCACGGTGCCTGCTGCGACGTGCTGGCCGTACGTGTTGGTAAAAAGAACCGGCATCACTGA
- a CDS encoding ATP-binding cassette domain-containing protein, translating to MPLLRLDNISLAYGDQPLLDGADFQIRKGERVCLLGRNGAGKSTLMKLVSEQIIADDGSIWRKPGLKIGMLNQDLPGQDDQKVYDVVASGLEQVGTLISDFHRLSLSIESDADMKALERVQQQLEAADGWSLQQKVETVIKKLGLPAEKQMKELSGGWRRRVELARALVCEPDLLLLDEPTNHLDIVAIDWLEKQLKDFNGALLFITHDRSFLQSLATRIIELDRGKLTSWDCDYHTYLERKAHALEVEAEQNALFDKKLAQEEAWIRQGIKARRTRNEGRVRALKSLRNERKERREVQGKASFSLEQSDSSGKLVMEVKNIFQAFDNHKVIEDFSLRIMRGDKVGLIGANGAGKSTLLRILLGQMEPQQGKVKSGTKLEVAYFDQMRNQLDLEKTVIDNVAEGRETITINGSNRHVIGYLGDFLFPPGRCRVPVKALSGGERNRLLLARLFSKPANLLVMDEPTNDLDVETLELLESLLVEFTGTVLLVSHDRAFLDNVVSSSLVFQPGGKIREYVGGFDDWLRQGGAINQLVAESMEKKAEINASKPEPVKTEVKPQKKKLSYKLQRELDALPAEIEALEETLDALEAQIAEPDFYTGDSQTVQETLLKLEQVNTDIEAKMERWEELENM from the coding sequence ATGCCGCTACTTCGATTAGATAACATCAGCCTGGCGTATGGTGACCAGCCACTGCTGGATGGCGCAGATTTTCAGATTCGTAAAGGTGAGCGGGTGTGTTTGCTCGGTCGTAACGGTGCGGGCAAATCCACCCTGATGAAACTGGTGTCGGAACAGATTATTGCCGATGATGGCTCTATCTGGCGTAAGCCCGGCCTGAAAATAGGCATGCTGAATCAGGATCTGCCGGGTCAGGACGACCAGAAGGTGTATGACGTTGTTGCTTCCGGTCTGGAGCAGGTGGGAACACTGATCAGTGATTTCCACCGGCTCTCCCTGTCCATTGAGTCCGATGCGGACATGAAAGCGCTGGAGCGGGTTCAGCAGCAGTTGGAGGCCGCAGATGGCTGGAGTCTTCAGCAAAAGGTTGAAACGGTCATTAAAAAGCTCGGGCTGCCTGCTGAAAAGCAGATGAAGGAGTTGTCAGGTGGCTGGCGTAGACGTGTTGAACTGGCACGTGCTCTGGTGTGCGAGCCGGATTTGCTGCTGTTGGACGAGCCAACCAACCATCTGGATATTGTGGCCATTGACTGGCTGGAAAAGCAGCTGAAAGATTTTAACGGTGCCCTGCTGTTTATTACCCACGACCGGTCTTTCCTGCAAAGTCTGGCGACCCGGATTATTGAGCTGGACCGGGGCAAGCTGACCAGCTGGGATTGTGACTACCACACCTATCTGGAACGAAAGGCTCACGCACTGGAAGTGGAAGCCGAGCAGAATGCTCTGTTCGATAAAAAACTGGCTCAGGAAGAAGCCTGGATTCGTCAGGGCATCAAAGCCCGCCGTACCCGTAATGAAGGACGGGTTCGGGCGTTGAAATCCTTGCGCAACGAACGTAAGGAACGACGGGAAGTGCAGGGTAAAGCCAGCTTTAGTCTGGAGCAGAGTGACAGCTCCGGCAAGTTGGTAATGGAAGTGAAGAATATCTTTCAGGCCTTTGATAACCATAAGGTTATTGAAGACTTTAGTCTTCGTATCATGCGCGGAGACAAGGTCGGTTTGATCGGAGCCAACGGTGCAGGCAAGTCCACCCTGTTGCGTATTTTGTTGGGGCAAATGGAGCCGCAACAGGGCAAGGTGAAGTCGGGCACGAAACTGGAAGTGGCTTATTTTGACCAGATGCGTAATCAGCTGGATCTGGAGAAAACGGTCATTGATAACGTGGCGGAAGGTCGGGAGACCATTACCATCAATGGCAGTAATCGCCATGTCATTGGCTACCTCGGTGATTTCCTGTTTCCACCGGGGCGCTGTCGTGTACCGGTAAAAGCCCTGTCGGGAGGCGAGCGTAATCGCCTTCTGCTCGCCCGACTGTTCAGCAAACCTGCAAACCTGCTGGTGATGGACGAACCGACCAACGACCTGGACGTTGAAACCCTTGAACTGCTGGAATCGCTGCTGGTGGAATTTACTGGCACGGTATTGCTGGTCAGCCACGACCGGGCCTTTCTGGATAACGTGGTCTCCAGCAGCCTGGTGTTTCAGCCCGGAGGAAAAATCAGAGAGTACGTGGGTGGCTTTGATGACTGGTTACGTCAGGGAGGCGCTATTAACCAGTTAGTGGCTGAATCCATGGAGAAAAAGGCTGAAATAAATGCTTCCAAGCCCGAACCTGTGAAGACAGAGGTTAAGCCCCAAAAGAAAAAACTGAGCTACAAATTGCAGCGGGAGCTGGACGCGTTACCGGCAGAGATCGAAGCGCTGGAGGAAACGTTGGACGCGCTTGAAGCTCAAATCGCTGAACCGGACTTTTATACGGGTGACTCGCAGACTGTTCAGGAAACATTGCTGAAACTTGAACAAGTAAATACGGATATTGAAGCGAAGATGGAGCGTTGGGAAGAACTGGAGAATATGTAG
- a CDS encoding MFS transporter, producing MTNVSWKSVLICLVACLFCSYQFMLQGSTSVMLPELQHSLNLDLPQVGWVTSAFLYTYLIFQIPGGVVADRFSGRWTLFVCCLLLASACFWFSRAGSFTEATMARGFMGIATAPGIVVCMSLVACWFPKRWFPALSGLVESMALLGGALGPVALPLLMEVYGWRDAMGLVAIMGVVLSLLLVSIVRSRAAEGEPENKPEVTYRWSLLFRDYRFWCYCLYGFGCFVLISTFAGLWGIPFLTVRFPESPQLARGSISLIFIGLAIGAPLLGGLVTLFGHCQRFMLASVVLQMLVVGAIIYCDCSIQGMCLLCFFAGMSCGGYMLVFSMLRDLAPAGMTGITLAFGNGFMLLGAPVLQPMIGRCLEWLHDGSAGQVSTACYRTSFFLIVACQALALLCILASMFRVDRFDKRSPAA from the coding sequence ATGACAAATGTATCGTGGAAGTCAGTGTTGATCTGTCTGGTGGCCTGTTTGTTCTGTTCGTACCAGTTTATGTTGCAAGGCTCGACCTCGGTTATGTTGCCTGAACTGCAACACAGTCTGAACCTTGATTTGCCACAGGTGGGCTGGGTCACCAGTGCTTTTTTATATACCTATCTTATTTTTCAAATCCCGGGTGGCGTGGTGGCTGACCGGTTCAGCGGTCGCTGGACCTTGTTTGTCTGTTGTTTGTTGCTGGCTTCAGCCTGTTTCTGGTTTTCCCGGGCGGGTAGTTTTACAGAAGCAACCATGGCTCGTGGCTTTATGGGTATTGCCACGGCGCCGGGGATTGTTGTGTGCATGTCGCTGGTGGCCTGCTGGTTTCCTAAACGATGGTTTCCGGCGCTTAGTGGGCTGGTTGAATCCATGGCGTTGCTGGGAGGTGCTCTGGGGCCGGTAGCCCTGCCACTGCTCATGGAGGTTTATGGCTGGAGAGACGCCATGGGTTTGGTCGCCATCATGGGCGTTGTGCTGAGTTTGCTGTTGGTGTCTATTGTGCGCAGCCGGGCTGCTGAAGGTGAACCAGAGAACAAACCTGAAGTGACTTATCGCTGGTCATTGCTGTTCAGGGACTATCGTTTCTGGTGCTACTGCCTTTACGGGTTCGGATGTTTTGTCTTGATCAGTACTTTTGCCGGTCTCTGGGGCATTCCCTTTTTGACGGTGCGGTTTCCGGAAAGCCCGCAACTGGCCCGGGGATCCATTTCGCTGATTTTTATCGGGCTTGCTATTGGTGCCCCTCTACTGGGGGGGCTGGTGACACTGTTCGGGCACTGTCAGCGGTTCATGTTGGCGAGTGTGGTTTTACAAATGCTGGTGGTCGGAGCCATTATTTACTGTGATTGCTCTATTCAGGGCATGTGTCTGCTGTGCTTTTTTGCCGGTATGAGCTGCGGGGGATATATGCTGGTGTTTTCCATGCTGCGTGATCTGGCTCCAGCTGGTATGACGGGCATTACACTGGCCTTTGGTAATGGGTTTATGCTGCTGGGTGCTCCTGTGCTGCAGCCAATGATAGGCCGATGCCTGGAATGGTTGCACGATGGCTCTGCCGGACAGGTGTCAACGGCTTGTTACCGGACGTCCTTCTTCCTGATTGTGGCTTGTCAGGCGTTGGCGCTCCTGTGCATTCTGGCATCCATGTTCAGAGTTGACAGGTTCGATAAAAGATCACCTGCGGCATAG
- the sixA gene encoding phosphohistidine phosphatase SixA, which translates to MKLIIMRHGQASWSAPSDSLRPLTKAGREEVRKTVGQLKGEGIDRIVASPYLRAQQTAAIASDILGVSVDTLDGITPDDSPAKAIGQLPEQGNVLVVSHMPLVSALTGLLCEGVPYGGPGFATANAAVLDLELPAAGLATLQKMLPA; encoded by the coding sequence ATGAAGTTAATTATTATGCGACATGGGCAGGCCTCCTGGTCTGCCCCGAGCGATTCATTACGGCCTTTGACCAAAGCGGGTCGTGAAGAAGTGCGTAAAACCGTTGGGCAATTAAAGGGCGAGGGCATTGATCGAATTGTTGCCAGCCCTTATCTGAGGGCTCAACAAACCGCCGCGATAGCCTCGGACATCCTCGGTGTTTCAGTAGACACTCTTGATGGCATTACGCCGGATGACTCTCCGGCCAAAGCTATCGGACAATTACCGGAGCAGGGCAATGTTCTGGTGGTCAGTCATATGCCTCTGGTCAGTGCACTGACCGGATTGTTGTGTGAAGGGGTTCCTTATGGCGGGCCCGGATTCGCCACGGCCAATGCCGCCGTGCTGGATCTGGAGTTACCGGCTGCCGGTCTGGCAACCTTGCAGAAAATGTTACCAGCCTAA
- a CDS encoding DUF4389 domain-containing protein: protein MDDKLLNNLKSESRWLRLLFMMFYLVAGYFAGVLVLIVAMVQMVTGFVSGAPNTRLLMFSKSLNCYLFQVLEFLTYNAEDKPFPFSDWPEHADCSKHESNTGSDEQ from the coding sequence ATGGACGATAAACTGTTAAATAATCTGAAATCCGAGTCTCGCTGGCTGCGATTGCTGTTTATGATGTTTTATCTGGTGGCTGGCTATTTTGCAGGCGTTCTGGTGCTGATTGTGGCAATGGTACAAATGGTCACAGGTTTTGTCAGTGGTGCACCGAATACGCGGTTACTGATGTTTTCCAAAAGCCTTAACTGTTATCTGTTTCAGGTTCTGGAATTTCTGACTTATAACGCCGAGGACAAGCCGTTTCCATTTTCCGACTGGCCAGAGCATGCTGACTGCTCCAAACATGAGAGCAACACCGGTTCTGATGAACAATGA
- a CDS encoding NAD(P)H-dependent glycerol-3-phosphate dehydrogenase, with amino-acid sequence MTLSSGSRQYTIAILGGGSFGTALSDISANNGHHVRLWMRNPEQVRGINDDHMNHRYLPGFAIHPSVWASTDLKTVLADADMVLIAIPSKSFRTVVKQAGDLLKGKIVVSTTKGIEPVTFDLMSEILKEELTDIRTGVLSGPNLAKEIVAKAVTASVIASEDDELCEIVQGVLHCDYFRVYSNHDVYGVELAGALKNIYAIVTGMGAAMNMGENTKSMLITRSLAEMSRFAVKLGANPLTFLGLAGVGDLIATCTSSLSRNFQVGYALGQGKTLKQAEEALGQVAEGINTLCQVHQKAEELGVYMPLADGLHKIIFEGYDVQQLVKSMMMKELKTDVEFMVR; translated from the coding sequence ATGACACTGAGCAGCGGCAGCAGGCAGTATACCATAGCCATTCTGGGTGGCGGCAGCTTTGGCACTGCACTGTCTGATATCTCGGCCAATAACGGGCATCACGTAAGGTTGTGGATGCGCAATCCGGAGCAGGTTCGCGGGATCAATGACGATCATATGAATCATCGCTACCTGCCGGGCTTTGCCATTCATCCGTCGGTCTGGGCATCGACCGATCTGAAGACGGTACTGGCTGATGCCGACATGGTTCTGATTGCGATTCCCAGTAAATCTTTCCGTACGGTAGTGAAACAGGCGGGCGACCTTCTGAAAGGCAAAATTGTGGTGAGTACCACCAAGGGCATTGAGCCGGTGACGTTTGACCTGATGAGCGAGATTCTTAAAGAAGAGTTAACCGATATTCGTACCGGAGTGCTCAGTGGCCCTAATCTTGCGAAGGAAATTGTTGCCAAAGCGGTCACTGCATCGGTGATCGCCAGTGAAGATGATGAGTTGTGTGAAATTGTTCAGGGCGTGCTGCACTGTGACTATTTCAGGGTCTATTCCAACCATGATGTGTATGGGGTTGAGCTAGCGGGCGCCCTGAAGAATATCTATGCCATTGTCACGGGCATGGGAGCCGCTATGAACATGGGCGAGAACACCAAGAGTATGCTGATTACCCGCAGTCTGGCAGAGATGAGCCGTTTTGCCGTCAAGCTGGGCGCGAATCCGCTGACCTTTCTGGGTCTGGCCGGAGTGGGCGATTTGATTGCGACCTGTACCTCCAGCCTTAGCCGTAATTTTCAGGTGGGTTATGCGCTGGGGCAGGGCAAAACCCTGAAACAGGCCGAAGAAGCCCTGGGGCAGGTGGCGGAAGGTATCAATACCTTGTGCCAGGTGCACCAGAAAGCAGAAGAGCTGGGTGTTTACATGCCATTGGCTGACGGGCTGCACAAGATTATCTTTGAGGGTTATGATGTGCAGCAGCTGGTTAAGAGTATGATGATGAAAGAGCTGAAAACCGATGTGGAGTTCATGGTTCGATAG
- the fabA gene encoding 3-hydroxyacyl-[acyl-carrier-protein] dehydratase FabA, with product MKQQSFEKDDLIRCSQGELFGPGNAQLPAPDMLMLDRIAHISDEGGAYGKGEIIAELDITPDLWFFDCHFPGDPVMPGCLGLDAMWQLVGFYLGWQGNPGKGRALGCGEVKFTGQILPTSKKVTYRINIKRVIARKLVLGIADGSVSVDGREIYTAEGLRVGLFQNTDSF from the coding sequence ATGAAGCAACAATCCTTCGAAAAAGACGATCTGATCCGCTGTTCACAGGGTGAACTGTTTGGTCCTGGCAATGCACAACTGCCAGCGCCTGATATGCTGATGCTGGATCGTATCGCCCATATTTCCGACGAAGGCGGCGCCTATGGCAAGGGCGAAATCATTGCCGAACTGGACATTACCCCTGACCTCTGGTTCTTTGACTGCCATTTTCCGGGCGATCCGGTCATGCCGGGCTGTCTTGGTCTTGACGCCATGTGGCAGCTGGTTGGTTTTTACCTCGGCTGGCAGGGCAATCCGGGCAAGGGTCGTGCCCTTGGTTGTGGTGAAGTAAAATTCACCGGTCAGATTCTGCCTACCAGCAAGAAAGTCACCTACAGGATCAATATCAAGCGGGTCATTGCCCGTAAACTGGTACTGGGTATTGCTGACGGCAGTGTCAGTGTCGATGGCAGAGAGATTTATACTGCCGAAGGCCTGCGCGTTGGTCTGTTCCAGAACACAGACTCTTTCTGA
- the fabB gene encoding beta-ketoacyl-ACP synthase I: MKRVVITGIGITSCLGNTQDAVADSLKQGRSGIRFNESYAEQGFRSQVSGSVDIDLSEHIDRKTVRFMGSAAAYAYIAMKQAIEDAGLTEDQVSNPRTGLIAASGGASSENIVESADIMRSKGVKRVGPYRVTRTMGSTVSACLATPFKIKGVNYSITSACATSAHCIGNAVEQIQLGKQDVVFAGGGEEEHWTQTGLFDAMGALSTKYNETPDKASRAYDADRDGFVIAGGGGMVVVEELEHALARGAKIYAEIVGYGATSDGYDMVAPSGEGAVRCMKMALETVDGPVDYINTHGTSTPVGDVAELKALKEVFGNDMPTISSTKSLSGHSLGAAGVQEAIYCLLMMKHDFIAASANVETVDPEAEGLPILAGEAKEQKLDRILSNSFGFGGTNACLVMQRYDS; the protein is encoded by the coding sequence ATGAAACGAGTTGTAATTACAGGGATCGGCATCACTTCCTGCCTGGGTAACACTCAGGACGCGGTGGCCGACTCTCTCAAGCAGGGACGTTCCGGCATTCGCTTCAATGAAAGCTATGCCGAGCAAGGCTTTCGCAGCCAGGTGTCTGGCAGTGTTGATATTGACCTGAGCGAACACATTGACCGTAAAACCGTTCGTTTTATGGGCAGTGCAGCGGCTTACGCCTACATTGCCATGAAACAGGCGATTGAAGATGCCGGTCTGACTGAAGACCAGGTCTCCAACCCTCGCACCGGCCTGATTGCAGCCTCCGGCGGCGCGTCTTCCGAAAACATTGTCGAGTCTGCGGATATCATGCGCAGCAAAGGTGTTAAGCGCGTTGGCCCTTACCGTGTTACCCGTACCATGGGCAGCACCGTATCAGCCTGTCTGGCAACACCTTTCAAAATCAAGGGTGTTAACTACTCCATTACATCTGCCTGCGCCACCAGCGCACACTGTATTGGTAATGCGGTTGAACAGATTCAGCTGGGCAAACAGGACGTTGTTTTCGCCGGTGGTGGTGAAGAAGAACACTGGACCCAGACCGGACTGTTTGATGCGATGGGTGCCCTGAGCACCAAGTACAATGAGACGCCGGACAAAGCTTCCCGTGCTTACGACGCCGATCGTGACGGTTTCGTGATCGCCGGTGGCGGCGGCATGGTGGTGGTTGAAGAACTGGAGCATGCTCTGGCTCGCGGTGCCAAAATCTACGCGGAAATCGTTGGTTATGGTGCCACCTCCGACGGCTACGACATGGTCGCGCCTTCCGGCGAAGGTGCCGTTCGCTGCATGAAGATGGCACTGGAAACCGTTGACGGCCCGGTTGATTACATCAATACCCACGGAACCTCCACACCCGTCGGTGATGTTGCCGAGCTGAAGGCCCTGAAAGAAGTGTTTGGCAATGATATGCCCACCATCAGCTCCACCAAGTCCCTGTCCGGTCACTCTCTGGGTGCCGCAGGCGTACAGGAAGCTATCTATTGCCTGCTGATGATGAAGCACGACTTTATTGCAGCGTCTGCCAACGTGGAAACCGTTGATCCGGAAGCCGAAGGTCTGCCGATTCTGGCAGGAGAAGCGAAAGAACAGAAGCTGGATCGTATTCTGTCCAACAGCTTTGGCTTTGGAGGCACTAACGCCTGTCTGGTGATGCAGCGTTACGACAGCTGA
- a CDS encoding IS3 family transposase (programmed frameshift): MTAKRKRHKPEFKAQVALEAYKGEKTINQLASEHEVAAVQVSQWKRQLLQGVPEVFGRARPEVDPDALTAPLYQEIGRLKMELDWLKKKSLAMSIDDKRRCIDPDHSKISIQRQCELVGLSRSSWYYQASPALESPENLNLMRLIDEQYTRTPFYGSRKITAWLNEQGFPVNRKRIQRLMRLMGIQAVGPKPGTSLRNKEHKVYPYLLNGVDIVRPNQVWSTDITYCPMPQGFMYLVAIIDWYSRYVVSWELSNTLDADFCIHALGRALEQGEPDIFNTDQGCQFTSNDFLAPLQEREIRISMDGKGRALDNIFVERLWRSVKHEWLYTHEFQTVPELYTGLDEYFEFYNTERLHQSLSYKTPKAIHFA; this comes from the exons ATGACAGCAAAAAGAAAACGACATAAGCCCGAATTTAAGGCACAGGTAGCACTCGAAGCCTACAAGGGCGAAAAGACCATAAACCAGCTGGCAAGCGAACACGAAGTTGCAGCCGTTCAGGTTAGCCAGTGGAAGCGACAGCTACTCCAGGGGGTTCCAGAAGTCTTCGGCAGGGCACGGCCAGAGGTAGATCCAGATGCGCTCACTGCCCCCCTGTATCAGGAGATCGGACGGCTTAAAATGGAGCTGGACTGGTTGAAAAAAAAATC TCTGGCAATGTCCATTGATGACAAACGGAGATGCATAGACCCGGATCACTCGAAGATCAGCATTCAGCGCCAATGTGAACTGGTTGGGTTAAGCAGGTCAAGCTGGTATTACCAAGCTTCTCCAGCTTTGGAAAGCCCTGAGAATCTGAATCTGATGAGGCTCATTGATGAGCAGTATACACGTACACCGTTTTACGGCAGTCGTAAGATAACTGCATGGCTGAATGAGCAGGGCTTTCCGGTCAACAGGAAGCGTATACAGCGACTTATGAGGCTGATGGGCATACAGGCTGTCGGACCAAAACCGGGCACAAGCCTGAGAAACAAAGAGCATAAGGTTTACCCGTACTTGTTGAACGGCGTTGATATTGTGAGACCCAATCAGGTCTGGAGTACTGATATTACGTACTGCCCGATGCCTCAGGGGTTTATGTATCTGGTTGCCATTATTGACTGGTACAGCCGTTACGTGGTCAGCTGGGAGCTGTCGAACACACTGGATGCAGACTTCTGTATTCATGCGCTGGGTCGAGCTTTGGAACAAGGTGAACCTGATATATTCAACACTGACCAAGGGTGTCAGTTTACCAGTAATGATTTTCTGGCACCTCTTCAGGAACGGGAAATACGTATCAGCATGGACGGGAAAGGGCGAGCACTGGATAACATTTTTGTCGAGAGGCTGTGGCGCTCCGTCAAACATGAATGGCTGTACACGCATGAATTTCAGACTGTTCCAGAGCTTTATACTGGGCTGGATGAATACTTTGAGTTTTACAACACTGAACGATTACACCAGTCGTTGAGTTATAAAACGCCTAAGGCAATTCACTTTGCATGA